In Anopheles gambiae chromosome 2, idAnoGambNW_F1_1, whole genome shotgun sequence, a single window of DNA contains:
- the LOC1269368 gene encoding general odorant-binding protein 45, translating to MMASSGQVVAAAAVLLLMQLQTVTSATFGARDPPPPALREAQAACVKYLGICENRLHQYNNSVYPTDQDTMCMVRCAGIMVGFWDDCQGLKLDGLANLFPALAANDRVRYQIMSCAEKRIATCPPQDTCARAYNGFRCFLDAQKGGFGAKDMQPQQSTPPQPFDAQEFIRSLSICAKLQRIPKDRRDLYVQGVFPNDDKTRSLIRCVGIRTGLYDDEQGPNIALLYSLFGAGQSESEFRRRANLCIDANQPLLEAQDKNAQAYVKLYRCFADQISALVRANANAMA from the coding sequence ATGATGGCAAGCAGTGGGCAGGTAGTTGCCGCGGCagcagtgctgctgctgatgcagcTACAAACAGTAACTTCCGCGACATTCGGTGCTCGGGATCCTCCTCCACCGGCGCTCCGGGAAGCGCAGGCAGCGTGTGTGAAATACTTGGGCATCTGCGAAAACCGTCTCCACCAGTACAACAACAGCGTCTACCCAACCGACCAGGACACCATGTGTATGGTGCGCTGTGCCGGCATCATGGTCGGGTTCTGGGACGACTGTCAGGGACTGAAGCTGGACGGACTGGCTAACCTTTTCCCTGCGCTGGCAGCAAACGATCGCGTTCGGTATCAAATTATGAGCTGTGCAGAAAAGCGCATCGCCACCTGTCCGCCCCAAGATACCTGTGCCAGGGCGTACAACGGGTTCCGCTGCTTTCTGGATGCACAGAAGGGTGGATTCGGTGCGAAGGATATGCAGCCGCAGCAATCGACTCCACCGCAACCGTTCGATGCGCAGGAATTCATTCGCTCGCTATCGATTTGTGCCAAGCTGCAGCGCATACCCAAGGACCGGCGGGACCTGTACGTGCAGGGCGTTTTCCCGAACGACGACAAAACCCGCAGCCTCATTCGCTGCGTCGGCATCCGGACCGGGCTGTACGATGATGAGCAGGGTCCCAACATCGCACTGCTGTACAGTTTGTTCGGCGCTGGTCAATCGGAGAGCGAGTTCCGGCGCAGGGCAAACCTGTGCATCGACGCCAACCAGCCACTGCTGGAAGCGCAGGACAAAAATGCTCAGGCGTACGTTAAGCTGTACCGTTGCTTTGCCGACCAAATCAGTGCACTCGTACGGGCCAACGCTAATGCCATGGCGTAG
- the LOC1269367 gene encoding general odorant-binding protein 45, whose translation MERDRSSSYVAAALLLVCISLASAPRGTEANIFGGKLYQKAQQDCILFMGINPLRLDQYKKFVYPPDRDTMCLIRCIGISLDFWDDILGFDVDLAEQEFSPLVDATFKKYLAGNITLKLELLDPLDNCARAYYAFRTFRAQIRQFIGTGTTTMAPSVNFQPLTAVQILDIIVDCAREVNLPPSFLTSLTKGIITDCPEVQCLIRCAAVRTGLYTDKDGALLANLHRQLDPPGEDLASFSLRQGMCLQRNQQPPTADCCTRAFKQFFTCLRPDFEQFFIRNRETVMQHFLYKTDQPAEGQATPVVQNNVLDPFGGNMGMILSSY comes from the coding sequence ATGGAACGTGACCGCAGCAGCTCGTACGTAGCAGCAGCCCTGCTGCTGGTTTGCATTTCGCTCGCCTCCGCGCCACGCGGCACCGAGGCCAACATCTTTGGCGGCAAGCTCTACCAGAAAGCCCAGCAAGACTGCATACTGTTTATGGGTATCAATCCGCTCCGATTGGACCAGTACAAAAAGTTCGTGTATCCACCGGACCGGGACACGATGTGTCTGATCCGCTGCATCGGCATCTCGCTCGACTTCTGGGACGATATCTTAGGGTTCGACGTGGACCTGGCGGAGCAAGAGTTTAGTCCGCTAGTTGACGCCACCTTCAAGAAGTATCTGGCCGGCAACATTACGCTCAAGCTGGAGCTGCTCGATCCGCTCGACAACTGTGCCCGGGCGTACTACGCCTTCCGGACGTTCCGTGCGCAGATCCGTCAGTTTATCGGCAcgggcaccaccaccatggcaCCGAGCGTTAATTTCCAACCATTGACGGCGGTGCAGATCCTGGACATCATCGTGGATTGTGCGCGGGAAGTTAATCTGCCTCCGTCATTCCTGACCAGCTTAACCAAGGGCATCATTACCGACTGTCCCGAGGTCCAGTGCCTTATTCGCTGTGCCGCCGTCCGTACTGGGCTGTACACCGATAAGGACGGAGCGCTGCTCGCCAATTTGCACCGTCAGCTAGACCCACCGGGAGAGGATCTGGCCAGTTTCAGCCTGCGCCAGGGGATGTGTTTGCAACGTAACCAACAGCCGCCGACGGCCGACTGCTGTACCCGTGCGTTCAAGCAGTTCTTCACCTGCCTGCGTCCCGATTTTGAGCAGTTTTTCATCAGAAACCGAGAGACCGTGATGCAGCATTTCTTGTATAAAACGGACCAGCCTGCCGAAGGACAGGCAACCCCCGTGGTGCAGAACAATGTGTTGGATCCGTTCGGGGGCAATATGGGTATGATCTTAAGCTCGTACTAA